The following coding sequences lie in one Seriola aureovittata isolate HTS-2021-v1 ecotype China chromosome 5, ASM2101889v1, whole genome shotgun sequence genomic window:
- the LOC130170247 gene encoding rab5 GDP/GTP exchange factor-like, producing the protein MWTEKQRGIRVSQEELLCKNACGYYGNPAWQGLCSKCWRERARPVESQRQDTRPRNDGTPLTFSKFEEKKNIEKGHRINTMRRLFWGSPSPPKRQESSESQTNALKAYQSLEPGDFTGFLKILRSPPSQRLQSRCTAFLNTMEAYHDLPVQKQSDLVQDFYQSFAEHFSSFTEAQATQIMEHVEKLIMTRLHKWVFCHDSCDDEQKDLALQRRIRSLNWVTPQMLSVPFPDKKTTVTSDPFLSAITAIIEMDAKRAPQDKLACVSKCSQHVFEVLSSSNSEPANADDFLSGLIYVVLKANPPRLHSNMQYVIRFGLPHSLMAGESGYYFTNLSCAVAFIEKLDGPALNLSPEEFEGYMLHQRAPSTRKKRQQIVGDTQHLLEEIKDRQEKLDQGMDALNTQLQTWVKAVHSQLDEATAQFALVQKEITAQADISQVFSSSTHEESLQGYQEDHSVLVLTDQHVNPKDSDC; encoded by the exons CCCTGCATGGCAAGGCCTCTGCTCCAagtgctggagagagagagcacgtCCAGTTGAATCCCAGAGACAAGACACAAG GCCAAGAAATGATGGAACTCCTCTCACCTTCTCCAAAtttgaggagaagaaaaacattgagAAAGGTCATCGAATTAACACAATGAGGAGACTCTTCTGGGGCAGCCCATCGCCTCCAAAGCGCCAAG AGTCTTCTGAAAGCCAAACAAATGCATTAAAAGCGTACCAGAGCCTTGAGCCTGGGGACTTCACTGGCTTCCTAAAAATACTCAGAAGCCCTCCCTCCCAGCGCTTGCAGTCCCGATGCACAGCTTTTCTCAACACAATGGAGGCTTACCAT GATCTGCCGGTACAGAAACAGTCGGATCTTGTGCAGGATTTCTACCAGTCTTTTGCTGAACATTTTAGCA gttttacTGAGGCTCAGGCCACTCAGATAATGGAGCACGTAGAGAAGTTAATAATGACGCGGTTGCATAAATGGGTTTTCTGCCATGACAGCTGTGATGATGAACAGAAGGACCTGGCTCTACAGAGAAGGATACG CTCCTTAAACTGGGTTACTCCGCAGATGCTGAGCGTACCTTTTCCTGATAAAAAGACTACAGTCACAAGTGACCCCTTCCTGTCTGCTATAACAG ccATAATTGAAATGGATGCCAAACGAGCACCTCAGGACAAACTTGCCTGTGTGTCCAAATGCAGTCAGCATGTCTTCGAGGTGCTCTCCTCTTCGAACAGCGAGCCTGCTAATGCTGATGACTTCCTGTCAGGGCTGATATATGTGGTACTGAAGGCCAATCCACCCCGCCTACACTCAAACATGCAATATGTGATTCGGTTTGGTCTCCCTCACAGTTTGATGGCAGGAGAGAGCGGCTACTATTTCACAAATTTG TCTTGTGCTGTGGCCTTCATTGAAAAGCTGGATGGACCAGCACTAAACCTCAGTCCAGAAGAGTTTGAGGGCTACATGCTGCATCAGCGTGCTCCCTCTACGAGGAAGAAGAGGCAGCAGATTGTCGGTGACACACAGCACCTGTTAGAAGagataaaagacagacaggagaagCTGGACCAGGGGATGGATGCTCTCAACACGCAGCTACAAACATGGGTGAAAGCAGTTCATTCACAACTGGATGAGGCAACAGCACAGTTTGCTCTGGTACAGAAGGAGATCACAGCTCAGGCTGATATCTCACAGGTTTTTTCATCCTCAACTCATGAAGAATCACTGCAAGGGTATCAGGAAGACCATTCGGTACTGGTGCTTACAGATCAACATGTAAATCCAAAAGATTCAGACTGTTAG
- the psmd9 gene encoding 26S proteasome non-ATPase regulatory subunit 9, with the protein MRMTGENSSGNSEITMDDVKNLIKKKDDIEEQIKAYYDVLEDQGVGVEGPLVDAEGFPRADVNLYQIRTARHNISCLQNDHKAIMAEIEEALHKLHAREKAKRERDEAEAHVEAMEQQVTLPPPFARVDAVTQGSPACRAGLSVGDEVTEFGSVNTQNFQNLQNIAAVVQHSEGKPLRVTVFREGQKVQMSLTPQRWSGRGLLGCNIVPINR; encoded by the exons ATGAGGATGACAGGGGAGAACAGTTCTGGAAACTCGGAAATAACAATGGATGATGTTAAAAACCTCATTAAGAAGAAAGATGACATTGAGGAGCAGATAAAAGCTTATTACGACGTCTTAGAAGAC CAAGGTGTCGGAGTTGAAGGTCCCTTGGTCGACGCAGAAGGCTTCCCCCGGGCAGATGTTAATTTATACCAGATCAGGACAGCAAGACACAATATTTCAT GCCTGCAGAATGATCACAAAGCCATCATGGCGGAGATAGAAGAAGCCCTGCACAAACTGCATGCTCGAGAGAAAGCTAAGCGGGAACGGGATGAGGCGGAGGCCCACGTGGAGGCAATGGAACAGCAGGTCACCCTGCCTCCTCCATTTGCACGAGTGGATGCAGTGACTCAAGGCTCACCTGCCTGTAGAGCT GGGCTCAGCGTTGGTGATGAAGTCACTGAGTTTGGTTCTGTGAACACACAGAACTTCCAGAACCTCCAGAATATTGCTGCTGTGGTGCAACACAGTGAAGGG AAACCATTACGTGTCACAGTTTTCCGGGAAGGACAGAAAGTTCAGATGAGCTTGACTCCACAGCGATGGTCTGGCAGAGGTTTGCTGGG ATGCAACATTGTCCCAATCAATCGGTGA
- the gtf2h3 gene encoding general transcription factor IIH subunit 3 isoform X1: MASEDEVSLLVIVVDVNPIWWGQQAQREPEFTLSKCLDAVMVVGNSHMAMTRTNKLAVIASHCQDSHFLFPSKSWRAGDSGADDASSSGDGKYELLSVANNLIAEEIRNVMSKTEVRGNSTDTLLAGSLAKALCYIHRVSKELDVAQEMKSRILVIKAAEDCALQYMNFMNVIFAAQKQNILIDACVLDSDSGLLQQACDITGGLYLKIPQKIALAQYLLWVFLPDLEQRSQLVLPPPAHVDYRAACFCHRNLIEIGYVCSVCLSIFCNFSPICTTCETAFKIQLPQMVKPKKKKLKQPT, from the exons ATGGCATCAG AGGATGAAGTCAGTCTGCTGGTCATCGTCGTGGATGTAAATCCGATATGGTGGGGCCAGCAAGCTCAGCGTGAGCCAGAG TTCACGCTGTCCAAGTGTCTGGATGCTGTCATGGTGGTGGGGAACTCCCATATGGCCATGACCAGGACAAACAAGCTGGCTGTCATCGCAAGCCATTGTCAAGACAG tcacttcctgtttcccagTAAAAGCTGGAGAGCTGGCGACAGCGGTGCAGATGATGCATCCTCCAGCGGGGATGGAAAGTATGAACTCCTGTCAGTCGCCAACAACCTTATTGCCGAAGAGATCAGGAATGTTATGTCGAAAA CTGAAGTGAGGGGGAATTCAACAGATACTCTGTTGGCTGGATCCCTTGCCAAAGCTCTCTGCT ATATTCACAGGGTCTCAAAAGAGCTCGAtg ttGCGCAGGAGATGAAATCAAGAATATTG GTGATAAAAGCAGCTGAGGACTGTGCCCTCCAGTACATGAACTTCAtgaatgtgatttttgctgCCCAAAAGCAG AACATCCTGATAGACGCCTGTGTGTTGGACTCGGACTCGGGTCTCCTTCagcag gcTTGCGACATAACTGGAGGATTGTACCTCAAGATACCACAGAAAATTGCTCTGGCACAATACCTTCTA TGGGTGTTCCTGCCTGACTTGGAGCAGCGTTCACAGCTCGTGCTGCCACCGCCTGCACATGTGGACTACAGAGCTGCATGTTTCTGTCATCGTAACCTCATTGAGATTGGTTATGTGTGCTCAGTTTGTCTGTCAA TATTCTGCAACTTCAGCCCCATTTGTACAACTTGCGA gACTGCCTTTAAAATCCAACTACCACAGATGGTCAAGCCCAAAAAGAAGAAACTCAAGCAACctacatga
- the gtf2h3 gene encoding general transcription factor IIH subunit 3 isoform X2 has protein sequence MASEDEVSLLVIVVDVNPIWWGQQAQREPEFTLSKCLDAVMVVGNSHMAMTRTNKLAVIASHCQDSHFLFPSKSWRAGDSGADDASSSGDGKYELLSVANNLIAEEIRNVMSKTEVRGNSTDTLLAGSLAKALCYIHRVSKELDVAQEMKSRILVIKAAEDCALQYMNFMNVIFAAQKQACDITGGLYLKIPQKIALAQYLLWVFLPDLEQRSQLVLPPPAHVDYRAACFCHRNLIEIGYVCSVCLSIFCNFSPICTTCETAFKIQLPQMVKPKKKKLKQPT, from the exons ATGGCATCAG AGGATGAAGTCAGTCTGCTGGTCATCGTCGTGGATGTAAATCCGATATGGTGGGGCCAGCAAGCTCAGCGTGAGCCAGAG TTCACGCTGTCCAAGTGTCTGGATGCTGTCATGGTGGTGGGGAACTCCCATATGGCCATGACCAGGACAAACAAGCTGGCTGTCATCGCAAGCCATTGTCAAGACAG tcacttcctgtttcccagTAAAAGCTGGAGAGCTGGCGACAGCGGTGCAGATGATGCATCCTCCAGCGGGGATGGAAAGTATGAACTCCTGTCAGTCGCCAACAACCTTATTGCCGAAGAGATCAGGAATGTTATGTCGAAAA CTGAAGTGAGGGGGAATTCAACAGATACTCTGTTGGCTGGATCCCTTGCCAAAGCTCTCTGCT ATATTCACAGGGTCTCAAAAGAGCTCGAtg ttGCGCAGGAGATGAAATCAAGAATATTG GTGATAAAAGCAGCTGAGGACTGTGCCCTCCAGTACATGAACTTCAtgaatgtgatttttgctgCCCAAAAGCAG gcTTGCGACATAACTGGAGGATTGTACCTCAAGATACCACAGAAAATTGCTCTGGCACAATACCTTCTA TGGGTGTTCCTGCCTGACTTGGAGCAGCGTTCACAGCTCGTGCTGCCACCGCCTGCACATGTGGACTACAGAGCTGCATGTTTCTGTCATCGTAACCTCATTGAGATTGGTTATGTGTGCTCAGTTTGTCTGTCAA TATTCTGCAACTTCAGCCCCATTTGTACAACTTGCGA gACTGCCTTTAAAATCCAACTACCACAGATGGTCAAGCCCAAAAAGAAGAAACTCAAGCAACctacatga
- the LOC130170138 gene encoding Rieske domain-containing protein, protein MSSEGETSQTSSSSSSSSSPTPSASHFIGKKEDIVKAGRVTKLVNGCRDVLVLYHQGQLHAMDMRCYHSGGALQYGDIEEFNGRMCIVCPWHKYKITLAEGEGLYQAVDDPTAKPLRTHWCSKGVKQRIHKVTEVNGDVYVTLNNSSDTIESDVYQTEKYRTVLLKAQPKPKPKK, encoded by the exons ATGTCTTCTGAAGGAGAGACTTCTCAgacttcctcatcctcctcctcctcctcctcaccaacTCCTTCTGCCTCACACTTCATCGGGAAGAAGGAGGACATTGTCAAGGCGGGGCGCGTGACCAAGCTGGTGAATGGATGCAGAGACGTACTGGTCCTGTACCACCAGGGGCAGCTTCATGCAATGGACATGCGCTGCTACC ATTCAGGTGGTGCATTACAGTATGGAGACATTGAG GAGTTTAATGGGCGGATGTGCATCGTGTGCCCATGGCACAAGTACAAGATCACACTAGCAGAAGGGGAAGGGCTTTACCAAGCTGTGGACGATCCTACAGCCAAACCCCTGAGAACTCACTGGTGCTCCAAGGGAGTCAAACAGAGGATTCACAAGGTCACTGAGGTCAACGGGGATGTATATGTAACACTGAACAACTCCAGCGACACCATTGAGTCAGACGTCTACCAGACTGAGAAATACAGGACTGTCTTGCTCAAGGCCCAGCCAAAACCCAAGCCCAAGAAATAA
- the LOC130170137 gene encoding uncharacterized protein LOC130170137, with the protein MTLGLNECLRAFGLQHHYARFTSMGVHHAAHLSALTMEDYPILGVCTMEDRTRLFHLVQMIKTLDLEGLGYEDGDDYDDYGADDGDERYAVVDRSFTYDGYGDPDEDVYNDEDEKGGAMNKLYAATFARPSHVRRRLDFTSETFDHHQKLLSCPVGSVNVCASHKRNNGRVQSKGSAAPLQHELDSGSAVVCGSKGNHNHRTYAHSRPSNHHTGGNTKSDIIRGTAMHNSDTRLSPKFVSVHKQKPRPATVASKRFDNKPGGHKDRKRFFKKEKLNTDIASNGASGHMAKPTPIYEPKRTAGYNYGVPQSSPPASNKKQEGAQRISVCVRKRPLTHAESRREADVVTTSDGECVIVHESKEAVDLTQYILQHRFYFDKVFGEESSNEEVYQQTAFPLVQHMLNGGKATCFAYGQTGAGKTHTMLGSSPGRPGLYALAVRDIFAHLSTTHINLPLLVYVSFFEIYCGQLYDLLDHRKRLFAREDGQKVVHIAGLHDVRVDSVSSLLEVISQGTEERTQGMSGVNPLSSRSHALLQIQLRCPNQQIAGRMWFVDLAGSERASDTKEPDRQSRMEGAEINQSLLALKECIRSLDQEQSHTPFRQSKLTQVLKDSFVGDSMTCMIANISPGHLATEHTLNTLRYADRVKELRGQGGLRGGRRGKTIPSPKHNLSNSSSSSVGTRGKSPPKKQKLGRQKEAFSPTTPIARLPTGDAILCSTPKNSRWEAKTSARHRKGIGLEHISPVRGWLGMGDKRHGREGESERKDRRRENERHGRTNSHSDSDQYARAGLVLGEPIDEQLNLPGVQESLSQSESGIYHREKQNQHRTVKAAREEKRIWIKQQKQVESSRDSCSEVERLKETDLKKVDERDKERHRHLRQYHQQLQQFMPSSASSSVSLFSPSTRPSFSSSCQASLSSSSSLQQSSHFSSSAFIYHGLEEVLNAYRAGVEVRAEGNRGELPFPSGEIHLQTETSPSCNNNDDGDAYGDSGGVGEDWKVSWEGTRAEGRGESYKWRSVVGTGEARVKKKERRKERKPAGMEGEERRWAWVATTETEQTDTMTGAMRTNVVAQVSCSCHSEARRHVVEEGLDSSDAPADGVWSTEEEGGADSYSSVSAPNNNDNNSLFNHPSFESPHRRAPAERPLSPACEHINALLVPNKLSDLSRDSKQTRCTSNILPLPLKNTKFSNAQSTTLPLSTSITQTGYMIPTEAVNKLPGNPTCTQVHNHPGLKAKMSGLPQDETHADGKGMCCATYEHHGIGGTKPPMPEVMLVSLQDQENSQKPKTMPVLGNKAPASPLKPSTCASMQTSARQSISPPVQHSWNTGSSSSIPNGATQISTEYTYNMHNKPASSTATPQSESVLGQCHTVHTSHSSNSNNSLQPNSPAESNGQESTSNQQIRPIIHLSALEDLDHDQWHVVQAHWAQLEEMEDLCHKEGTLLCQQPDMAFGEYVHKLEEIMERKAQCVHSMRAQLQPYLKPSHFSQPHNQREDNNNPIT; encoded by the exons ATGACACTTGGCCTGAATGAGTGTCTGAGAGCGTTTGGGCTACAGCATCACTATGCTAG GTTTACCTCCATGGGAGTTCATCATGCAGCCCACCTCTCAGCACTGACTATGGAGGACTATCCCATCCTAGGAGTCTGCACTATGGAGGACAGGACTCGACTCTTCCATCTGGTCCAAATGATCAAAACTCTTGACCTGGAGGGTCTTGGatatgaagatggtgatgattatgatgattatggtgctgatgatggtgatgaacgCTATGCTGTAGTGGATAGGAGCTTTACTTATGATGGCTATGGAGATCCTGATGAAGATGTAtataatgatgaagatgagaagGGTGGTGCCATGAATAAGCTATATGCAGCCACTTTTGCCAGACCATCACACGTTCGCAGACGGCTTGATTTCACTTCTGAAACCTTTGATCATCATCAGAAGCTACTTTCTTGTCCAGTAGGCTCTGTTAATGTCTGCGCAAGTCATAAAAGAAATAATGGGCGAGTCCAGAGCAAAGGGTCAGCTGCACCTCTGCAGCATGAGCTTGACAGTGGAAGTGCTGTGGTTTGTGGCTCCAAAGGGAACCACAACCACAGGACGTATGCCCATAGTCGTCCTTCAAATCATCACACGGGAGGAAACACCAAGTCAGACATCATAAGAGGAACTGCCATGCACAACTCTGACACCAGATTATCACCAAAGTTTGTCTCAGTCCACAAACAAAAACCCAGGCCTGCAACAGTGGCATCAAAGAGGTTTGACAACAAACCAGGTggacacaaagacaggaaaagatTCTTTAAGAAGGAAAAACTTAATACAGACATAGCCAGTAATGGGGCTTCTGGACACATGGCTAAGCCAACACCTATTTATGAACCAAAGAGAACAGCTGGCTACAACTATGGAGTACCACAGAGTTCCCCTCCTGCTTCAAACAAAAA GCAAGAAGGAGCACAGcggattagtgtgtgtgtgaggaaaagaCCTCTGACACATGcagaaagcaggagagaagcAGATGTTGTAACAACTTCAGACGGAGAGTGTGTGATTGTCCACGAAAGCAAAGAAGCTGTGGATCTCACACAATACATACTACAG CACAGGTTCTACTTTGACAAGGTTTTTGGAGAAGAGAGCTCCAATGAGGAGGTGTATCAACAAACAGCATTTCCTCTGGTGCAGCACATGCTCAATGG AGGCAAGGCCACCTGCTTTGCATATGGCCAGACAGGTGCAGGGAAGACTCACACCATGTTGGGTTCATCCCCCGGGAGACCAGGGTTGTATGCACTTGCTGTTCGGGACATTTTTGCTCACCTGTCCACCACACACATTAACTTACCCCTGCTGGTGTATGTCAGTTTCTTTGAGATTTATTGTGGTCAGCTGTATGACCTGCTGGATCACAGgaaaag GTTATTTGCCAGGGAGGATGGACAGAAGGTGGTTCACATTGCAGGCCTGCATGATGTCAGGGTGGACTCGGTCAGCTCACTGCTGGAG GTGATTTCACAAGGTACAGAGGAACGCACGCAGGGGATGAGTGGAGTGAATCCACTTTCTTCTCGTTCTCATGCTTTGCTTCAGATTCAGCTTAGATGCCCAAACCAGCAGATAGCTGGCAG AATGTGGTTTGTGGATCTGGCAGGAAGTGAGAGGGCATCAGATACCAAAGAACCAGATAGGCAGAGTCGTATGGAGGGAGCTGAGATCAACCAGAGTCTGTTGGCT cttaAAGAATGTATTAGGTCTCTTGATCAAGAGCAATCACACACACCTTTCAGACAAAGCAAACTCACTCAG GTTTTGAAAGACTCATTTGTTGGTGACTCAATGACATGTATGATTGCCAACATTTCACCTGGTCACTTAGcaactgaacacacacttaATACACTGAGATATGCTGATCG GGTGAAGGAGTTGAGAGGACAAGGAGGActaagaggaggaagaagaggcaaGACAATACCCTCCCCCAAACATAACCtatccaacagcagcagcagcagtgttggcACCCGAGGGAAAAGTCCCCCTAAAAAGCAGAAGTTGGGGAGACAAAAAGAGGCTTTCAGTCCCACCACACCTATCGCAAGGCTGCCCACAGGGGATGCAATTCTCTGCTCCACACCCAAGAACAGCAGATGGGAAGCGAAAACAAGTGCAAGGCACAGAAAAGGGATTGGACTTGAACATATTTCACCAGTTAGGGGTTGGCTAGGAATGGGTGATAAGAGGcatgggagggagggagaaagtgaaaggaaagacaggagaagagaaaatgaaaggcaTGGAAGAACTAACAGTCATTCTGATAGTGACCAATACGCCAGGGCAGGGCTGGTGTTGGGAGAGCCAATAGATGAGCAGCTTAATTTGCCTGGGGTACAAGAGTCTTTATCTCAAAGTGAATCTGGAATCTACCATAGAGAAAAACAGAACCAGCATCGGACTGTGAAAGCCgcgagagaggagaaaagaataTGGataaagcagcaaaaacaagtgGAAAGCAGTAGAGACAGTTGTAGTGAAGTAGAAAGGCTAAaggaaacagatttaaaaaaggTTGATGAAAGGGATAAGGAGAGGCACAGGCATCTGAGACAGtatcaccagcagctgcagcagtttatGCCCTCATCTGCTTCTTCGTCTGTCAGTCTCTTCTCACCTTCTACACGtccatctttctcttcctcttgtcaggcctctctctcttcctcctcttctctccaacAGTCTTCCCATTTCTCATCTTCTGCCTTCATTTATCATGGTTTGGAAGAGGTTTTAAATGCATACAGAGCCGGGGTTGAGGTTAGGGCTGAGGGTAATAGAGGAGAGTTGCCTTTTCCCAGTGGTGAGATTCACTTACAAACTGAAACCTCTCCAAGCtgcaataataatgatgatggagATGCCTATGGTGACTCTGGTGGTGTTGGTGAAGACTGGAAGGTATCTTGGGAAGGAACACGGGCAGAAGGCAGAGGTGAAAGTTATAAGTGGAGGTCAGTGGTGGGCACAGGTGAAGCAAGagtaaagaagaaagaaaggaggaaagaaaggaagccAGCTGGGATggaaggggaagagaggaggtggGCCTGGGTGGCAACAACAGAGACGGAGCAAACAGATACGATGACAGGTGCAATGCGGACTAATGTAGTGGCACAAGTGTCTTGCAGCTGTCATTCAGAAGCCAGAAGACATGTGGTTGAGGAAGGACTGGATTCCTCAGATGCCCCAGCTGATGGGGTGTGGAGTactgaggaggaaggaggagctGACAGCTACAGTTCCGTCTCCGCCCCtaacaacaatgacaacaacagcCTCTTTAACCACCCTTCTTTTGAATCACCACATCGGCGAGCTCCAGCAGAACGACCTCTCTCCCCAGCCTGTGAACATATCAACGCACTCCTGGTGCCAAACAAACTAAGTGATCTCTCTCGTGATTCAAAACAAACCAGATGCACCTCCAACATCCTGCCTCTACCATTGAAAAATACCAAATTTTCAAATGCTCAGTCAACTACACTTCCTCTCTCTACTTCCATCACACAGACTGGATATATGATACCTACTGAGGCTGTTAACAAACTACCTGGAAATCCAACTTGTACTCAGGTACACAACCATCCAGGACTCAAAGCCAAGATGTCTGGTTTACCTCAAGATGAGACTCATGCAGATGGAAAGGGCATGTGTTGTGCCACATATGAGCACCATGGAATAG GTGGGACAAAACCTCCTATGCCTGAAGTTATGCTTGTCTCTCTCCAAGAccaagaaaacagtcagaaaccCAAAACCATGCCAGTCCTTGGCAACAAAGCCCCTGCATCCCCACTTAAACCTTCTACATGTGCTTCTATGCAAACTTCTGCCAGGCAGTCTATCTCACCCCCTGTGCAGCACTCATGGAACACTGGTTCATCCAGCTCAATCCCAAATGGTGCCACACAAATCTCAACAGAATATACATACAACATGCACAACAAACCTGCCTCTTCCACTGCAACGCCACAGTCAGAAAGTGTCTTGGGCCAGTGTCACACAGTACATACAAGCCATTCCAGCAATTCAAACAACTCACTCCAACCGAACAGTCCTGCAGAGTCAAATGGTCAAGAAAGCACAAGCAATCAGCAAATTAGACCCATAATCCATTTGTCTGCCCTAGAAGACTTGGATCATGACCA GTGGCATGTTGTCCAGGCCCACTGGGCGCAGCTAGAGGAGATGGAAGACCTATGTCATAAAGAGGGGACACTTCTGTGCCAGCAACCTGATATG GCATTTGGGGAATATGTCCACAAGCTGGAAGAGATCATGGAGAGAAAGGCTCAGTGTGTCCACAGCATGAGAGCTCAGCTGCAGCCATATCTGAAGCCTAGTCATTTTAGCCAACCACACAACCAAAGAGAAGATAATAACAATCCAATTACTTGA